Below is a genomic region from Paenibacillus rhizovicinus.
GACGAGACGGTTCGGGGAGCTGCAACGATTAGTGCCCGGAGTCTCTAAAGGAATTCTGACCAGCCAGCTAAGGGAATTGGAAAGCGATCAAATGATCGACAGAAAAGTATATCGGGAAGTGCCGCCCAAAGTAGAGTATTCCTTGACTGACAAGGGAAGAACCTTCATGCCCATTTTGGAGCAGATGGGCGAATGGGGCAAGAAATACGCGGCAGGCAAGAAGACGGTTATTGAATCTGGGAAGTGATCGTCAAGGTGAACCGTAGTTACTTAGCGCGCGATTCCCATTCTCGCATCGCAAAAAGGCAGGATTAGGGAATGCCCTAATCCTGCCTTTTTATGTGATAGGTCTCTATACTTCCACTACGCCGCCAAGCTTTCCAAATCCGGCTGCAGTTTGTTCCGCAGCACGTACAGCATGGTGGCGCCGACGAGGAATGCGACCGTATCGGCAATGACGAGCGACCAGACGACACCGTGGAAGCCGTTCAGCCGATTGGCGATATACAGCACGGGAATCAGCGTAATCCCTTGAATGATGGACATAATAAACGCGGCGGTCCCTTGGGCGGTTGCTTGGAAGATGCCCGTGAACAACGCGGTCATGCCTGTAATGAACAAGGATAAGAACGTTACATGCAGAATGTAGCTGCCCATCTCGATCAATTGCGGGTCATTCGTGAATAAGCCGATCAAGTGGTCGGAAATCAGATAGACGATAACGCCGAACACGACGGCCAGCGCCAAGATGGCTTTGATCGTGAATGCAATCGTATGCTTCATTCGTAATTTATTCGCCGTAAACGAGAAGGCGATGAGCGGCACGACTCCTTCGCATAAGCCCATCAGAATCACCTCGGGAAATTGCAGCAAACGGGAAGAAATTCCGAACGCCGCTACGGCCTGCTCCCCGTACTCGACCAAATAACGGTTAAAGATCAGCGACATCGCGCCCAGGAAGAGACTCATGATAAAGACGGGCACGCCGATTTTGAATACATTGCTGAGAATCTCCTTGGAAGCCTTGAACCATCGGATCGAGACGGTTAAGAAGGAGCTCTTATATCCGATATGGAAGGCGTAGAATGCACTTGCAACCAGGTTGGCAATAACCGTTGCAGACGCCACGCCGATTACGTCCCAGTGGAAGACGAAGATGACCAGCGCATCAAGGATAATATTCACGGCTACGCTTATAATCATGCCGATCATCGACGTGATGGCTGAACCTTCGGCACGCACGATATTCTCCAGCGTGAAGAATAAGACGATGACGGGCGAACCTATAATCATGATCGTGACATAGTCCTTAGTGTAGCCGAAGGAGTCAACCGTCGCGCCTAAGCCGTGAACGATGGAATCGATCAACGGAAGGCCGACGGCCATCAAGAGAAGACCGAGCACTAAACTGCTGTAAAAGGCGAACGAGGATACGTGCTTGACGTCATCATATCTCTTCTCTCCGAGCAAACGCGAGATGAAAGCACTGCTGCCGACGCCGATTAAGTTGCCAAGCGCCATAATAGCTGCGAATAAGGGCAAGGTTAATGCGAGTGCGGTCAGCATGGCCGTATTGCCCAGCGTGCCAAGGAAAAAGGCATTCAAGATGGAATAGATGACGCTCATCGACATGCCCAGCATCATCGGTACGGCAAAATGCGCGACGGCCTTGGCGACCGGTGCTTTCTCAAAGTAATGGAGGTTTTCTTTATTTTCTGTATCCATGCGGATCACGACCTTCTGTGGTTTATTTTTGCCCTCAATCTAACGGTGTTAGTTTGTGCCTTACAGTGTTAGATGATATCATGGACGTATGGACCTGTAAAGCATAATCTTACACTGTTAGTTAAAAGGATGGATCGCGATGAAAAAACAGCAGCCTCAAATTTCGGAGGACAAGATTTTGGAAGCCTCGTGGGAGCTTCTGGGGGAGGAGGAGGGCATCGAGAAATTCAGCCTGAGAAGATTGGCCGAACGGCTGGGGATCCAGGCTCCCTCCCTGTATTGGTACTTCAAGAGCAAACAGCATCTCTACCAGCGTCTGGCTAACCAGGTATCGAAAACGATACTGGAGGAGTTCAACTCCGATGGCGACTGGAAGGAGCAGCTAACGGCGCTCGCGTTAACGCAGCGGAACGTGCTCAGCCGGTATCCCTGTTCCACGCAGCTTATGATGATGACGCTCCCCCACGAGCCGGACATTATCCGGTTTACCAACCGCATGCTGCTCTGCGTGGAAGCGACGCCGATGACGAGGGAGCAGAAATTGCAAGTGGTGAATACGCTCGTGAACTATGTCTTCTACTTCGTGCTGGACAATTATCAGCATGAGCGCAATGTTACCGTAATGCTTAAGGAGAAAGGGACGGAACCAGGGGAAGAGCTGATTCGGCTCTTGGACGATATGAGCGAGACGGATGCGGGATTGTTCCGGAGGATGTTCAAGAGCGGGCTTTTCCAGGTGATGGGGAGCGATACGTCGTTCGAGTTCGGGTTGAACCTGATTTTGCTCGGGATTGAACAGGTGATCAAGGAGCAGGAGAAGTAGGAGTAATCTTGAAAGAAGCCAAATCAAACAACGCGCATCGATACGCAATCGGTGCGCGTTGTTTGATTTGAATTGATTTTCACGGCCATACCCCATTGCCTAGCATCAATCAGGAGGCGGTGCCTCATGAAATTTCTGTACCCGCTCTGCAAGAGCTGTCAGAGTGCGTTCAAACACAGTCTCATCATTGAGCGCTCTGCTAAGCAGTAATGCCCCCTGGATTCGACCGATCGTCTCCTCCGACAGTCGGGCAGCGGCTTCAATGGACGCTCCTGCTCGAACAAGCGCGGCGCAGCATGCATCGATCCACCTTCTGAAATACAGCCGAATCCTCGAAGCGAACCGATCGCGCGTCTCGTCAAGAGCGAAAGCGCCGATCAGGCAGATTCGTTGACCCGATCGGAAATACGCATCGACTTCACGCCACATGTTTTGAATCGCCGCGTGGGGTTCATCCCGTTCGAGCGGTTCGAATACGTTGCTTACAAACCAGTTATCGATGTGCGCGAGAATCTCGGCCGCCATTTCTTCCTTTCCTCCGGGGAAGAAGTGATAAAGGCTTCCTTTGGAAAGTTTCGTGCGCTCCGTGATCTTGCTCATGGATGCCCCCTCATAACCGAGCTCGCGAAAAACCTCGGCAACCAGCGGAATTACATCGGCCTTCTCGAATACGGTACGGGTCATAGGCCCAGATCCGTTAAACCGGGATGGTCATCGGGGCGCCGACCGAGCGGCCAATGAAATTTTCGTTCGGATGGAAGGATGGGCATGTCATTGATCGACGCATGCCTGCGTGCCATCAAGCCGTCGGCAGCAAACTCCCAATTCTCATTCCCGTAAGATCGGAACCAATTCCCGCGATCGTCATGCCACTCGTATGCAAAGCGTACTGCTATCCGGTTATCGGTGAACGACCAAAGCTCCTTAATGAGGCGGTAGTCCAGCTCTTTCGCCCACTTCTCGGAAAGAAACGAGACGATTTCCGTTCGGCCTGCCGGGAAATCGGTGCGGTTCCGCCAACGGCTGTCCTCCGTA
It encodes:
- a CDS encoding winged helix-turn-helix transcriptional regulator, with protein sequence MARTSFEGEIPVEQIKVCPVTDTQNIIAGKWKIIILWHLQETRRFGELQRLVPGVSKGILTSQLRELESDQMIDRKVYREVPPKVEYSLTDKGRTFMPILEQMGEWGKKYAAGKKTVIESGK
- a CDS encoding MATE family efflux transporter, which produces MDTENKENLHYFEKAPVAKAVAHFAVPMMLGMSMSVIYSILNAFFLGTLGNTAMLTALALTLPLFAAIMALGNLIGVGSSAFISRLLGEKRYDDVKHVSSFAFYSSLVLGLLLMAVGLPLIDSIVHGLGATVDSFGYTKDYVTIMIIGSPVIVLFFTLENIVRAEGSAITSMIGMIISVAVNIILDALVIFVFHWDVIGVASATVIANLVASAFYAFHIGYKSSFLTVSIRWFKASKEILSNVFKIGVPVFIMSLFLGAMSLIFNRYLVEYGEQAVAAFGISSRLLQFPEVILMGLCEGVVPLIAFSFTANKLRMKHTIAFTIKAILALAVVFGVIVYLISDHLIGLFTNDPQLIEMGSYILHVTFLSLFITGMTALFTGIFQATAQGTAAFIMSIIQGITLIPVLYIANRLNGFHGVVWSLVIADTVAFLVGATMLYVLRNKLQPDLESLAA
- a CDS encoding TetR/AcrR family transcriptional regulator; translation: MKKQQPQISEDKILEASWELLGEEEGIEKFSLRRLAERLGIQAPSLYWYFKSKQHLYQRLANQVSKTILEEFNSDGDWKEQLTALALTQRNVLSRYPCSTQLMMMTLPHEPDIIRFTNRMLLCVEATPMTREQKLQVVNTLVNYVFYFVLDNYQHERNVTVMLKEKGTEPGEELIRLLDDMSETDAGLFRRMFKSGLFQVMGSDTSFEFGLNLILLGIEQVIKEQEK
- a CDS encoding TetR/AcrR family transcriptional regulator is translated as MTRTVFEKADVIPLVAEVFRELGYEGASMSKITERTKLSKGSLYHFFPGGKEEMAAEILAHIDNWFVSNVFEPLERDEPHAAIQNMWREVDAYFRSGQRICLIGAFALDETRDRFASRIRLYFRRWIDACCAALVRAGASIEAAARLSEETIGRIQGALLLSRALNDETVFERTLTALAERVQKFHEAPPPD
- a CDS encoding nuclear transport factor 2 family protein, producing the protein MSIIVPPFTRESATNKVRLAEDSWNSRDPHRVALVYTEDSRWRNRTDFPAGRTEIVSFLSEKWAKELDYRLIKELWSFTDNRIAVRFAYEWHDDRGNWFRSYGNENWEFAADGLMARRHASINDMPILPSERKFHWPLGRRPDDHPGLTDLGL